The Nocardioides sp. cx-173 genome segment GCCGCGCAGGTCCAGCACCAGCGTCAGCACGAACGTGATCGCGGGCAGCAGCAGGAACTGCGCGACGACGCCGATGGCGATCACGCCCGGACGGCGCAGCGCCGCCGCGAAGTCCTCGGCCTTGGTGTCGAGCGCGATACCGAAGAGGATCAGCCCGATCACGATCTTCAGCGTCGTCAGCGAGCTCTCCTCGAAGACGATCCGTACGTTGTCGACGTCGGTCATGACAGCCCCTCGATCTCGGCGCGCACCGCGGAGCGGTAGGCGTCCTTGTTGACGTAGTAGGACATGCGTTCCAACCCGAGGTAGCGGTAGCCGCCCGAGAGGTCCGGGCGGGGGCCGGCCACGCGCGCCTCGAGCGCGCGGGCGGCGTCGGGGGCGTCGCGGCGTGCGCGCAGGTACGACGCCACGAGCTCGGCCTGCTCGTAGCGGCCCTGCCAGCCGATGCCGGACGCCTCGATCATGCCGAGCACGAACAGGTCGCGGTCGGCCTGGGTGAAGATGTTCAGGTACAGGTCCGGAGCGCTGCCGCGGCCGCGCCAGCGCAGCAGCGCGGGGTCGAGGAACGGGTAGTGCAGGTGGTAGCCCGTGGCCAGCACGACCAGGTCGTACGGCGAGCGGGTGCCGTCGCGGAAGGCGACGCCGTCGCCGTCGAGCCGCTCGACGTCGGGCCGCACCCGCAGGTCCCCGTGACCGAGGTGGTGCAGCACCAGCGTGTTCACGATCGGGTGCGACTCGTAGATCCGGTAGTCCGGCTTCGGGAAGCCGAACCGGGTCGGGTCGCCGGTGAACATCCGCAGCACCCGGGTGTCCACGGCCTGCTTGATCCGGGCCGGTAGCGGACGGCCCTGGTTGAGGGTGTCGGCCGGCTTGCCGAAGAGGTACTTGGGGACGAAGTAGTAGCCGCGGCGCACCGACAGGTCGACCGACGCGGCGTGGTGCACGGCGTCCACCGCGATGTCGCAGCCGGAGTTGCCGGCGCCGATGATCAGCACCCGCTTGCCGGCGAAGATCGTCGGGCTCTTGTAGGCGCTGGTGTGCAGCACCTCGCCGTCGAACTCGCCCTCGAAGTCCGGCACCGACGGCTCGCTGAGGGTGCCGTTGGCGACGAGCACGCCGGCGTGCCGGTGCTCGGTGCGCTGTCGCCCGTCCTGGCCGTCCTGCTCGACGGTGACCGTCCAGCCGCCGTCGGGGTGCGGGGCCGCGGCCACGACCTCCGCTCCGAAGCGGAAGCCGGACGTCAGGTCATGGGTGTCGGCGAAGGCGCGGAAGTAGGCCAGCAGCTCGCGGTGGGAGGGGTAGTCGGCGACGTCCTCGCCCATCGGGAACTCGGCGAACTCCGTGGTCCGCTTCGAGGAGATCAGGTGGGCCGACTCGTACACGGTGCTGCGTGGACCGTCGATGTCCCACAGTCCGCCGACCCCCTGCGCCAGCTCGTAGCCACTCCAGGGGACGCCGGCGCGCTGCAGGTTGCGGGCCGCGGCGAGTCCGGACGGGCCGGCGCCGATCACGGCATAGGTGCGTTGGTCAGTCGAGATTGGCGGCTCCACGGGAGGCATGATGTCGCTATGCGTCCCATGCTCGCCACCAAGGGTGTCCACGTGCCGTCCGGAGACGAGTGGTCCCACGAGGTGAAGTGGGACGGGGTGCGCATCCTCGCCGACACCGCCGACGGGCGCACCCGCATGTGGAGCCGGAACGAGAACGACGTCACCGTGGCCTGGCCAGAGCTGAGCGACTCGCCGCTGGACGGACGCGACCTGCTCGTCGACGGCGAGGTGATCGCCCTGAACGCCCGTGGGCTCCCCGACTTCCGGGTCCTGCAGGACCGCATGCACAACCGCAACGCCACGACCGCCCGGCGCCTGAGCCATGAGGTGCCCGCGACGTTCATGGTCTTCGACCTGCTGCGCCTCGACGGGACCGACCTCACCGACCAGCCGCTGGACCGCCGACGCGAGCTCCTCGCCGGCCTGGACCTGGCCGACTCGACGTGGCAGGTGCCGGCGGCGTACGACGACGGCCCGATGCTCTTCGACGCCACCCTTCAGCAGGGTCTCGAGGGCATCGTCAGCAAGCGCCGGTCCTCGCGCTACACCTTCGGCGCCCGCTCGCCGCACTGGCTGAAGTTCGCCCATCGGCACCGGCTGTCCTACGTCGTGGGCGGGTGGCGACCGCAGGAGGGCACGACCGACCGGCTCGCCGCGCTGCTGGTCGGCGAGCCGACCGCCGACGGGCTGCTCTACCGCGGCCGCGTCGGCAGCGGCATCGGCGGCAAGGTGGGGGCGATGCTGGGCGAGCTGCTCAAGCCCCTGGAGCGACCCGACAGCCCGTTCGCCGACGAGGTGCCGCGCGTCGACGCACGAGGCACCCACTGGGTCCAGCCGCGCATCGTCGTGGACGTCGACACCCACGGCACCGGCTACGACCGCCTCCGGCAGCCGTCCTACCAGGGCGTGCGCCACGACCTCGACGCCGAGACCCTGGGAGCGAACCCGTGAGACGGATCGAGGTGGGCCGATGAGTCCCAAGAAGGAGACCTACGACAAGCAGCAGGTGCTGGTGGACGTCGAGGGCCGCACCCTCAAGATCAGCAGCCTGGACAAGGTCCTCTACCCCCGTACCGGCACGACCAAGGGCGAGGTGCTCAACTACTACGCCCAGGTCGCGCCGGTGCTGCTGCCGCACCTGGCCGACCGGGCGGTGACCCGGATCCGGTGGCCACACGGCGTCGAGGACATGAGCTTCTTCGAGAAGAACACCCCTCCCGGCACCCCGTCGTGGGTGCGTACGGTCACGGTGCCGACGACCGGCAGCCGCTCGGGCAAGGGGGACGGGGTCATCACCTTTCCCATCGTGGAGGACCTGGCCACGCTCACCTGGCTGGTCAACCTGGCCGCGCTCGAGCTGCACGTCCACCAGTGGACCGTCGGTCGCAACGGCCGGCCCCGCAACGCCGACCGCCTGGTGATCGACCTGGACCCGGGGGAGCCGGCGGGGCTGCACGAGTGCTGCCAGGTCGCGCTGATGGTGCGCGAGAGCCTCGCCGGGCGCGGCCTGCACGGCAAGCCCGTCACCAGCGGCAGCAAGGGCCTGCACCTGTACGCCGACCTGCCGAAGCGGCTGCCGAGCGACGACTCGACGGCGCTCGCCAAGGAGGTGGCCGAGGAGCTCCAGCGCGAGCACCCGCAACTGGTGACCGCGACGATGACCAAGTCCAAGCGCGGCGGCAAGGTGTTCCTCGACTGGTCGCAGAACGCCGGCTCCAAGACCACGATCTCGCCGTACTCCCTGCGCGGGAAGGAGCGGCCCTACGTCGCCACCCCCGTGTCGTGGGACGAGGTCGAGGCCGGCGCCGAGGACCCGGAAGGCCTGGGCCAGTTCCGGCTCGACCAGGTGCTGGCGCGCCTCGCGGAGCACGGCGACCTGTTCTCCTCCTGAGCGCTGTTACCGAACGGTGGACACCGCGTTCCCCGCACGTGGCGGGCGACGCCGTAGCGTCCGAGGGTCCTCGTGGTCAGCCACGCGGGGACGGGAGGCCCCGATGGAGATCGCTCCGACGCCCGCGCGACGCCGGCGGAGGTCGCGCGCCCGGGGGTGGCTCCTGCTGGCGGTCCTCGCGCCCGTGACCATGCTGTCGCTGGTCCCCACGATGCTGGGCCTGCAGCGCTACGTGGTCGCCCAGGACTCCATGTCCGGCGGCATCTCGCGCGGATCCGTGGTGCTCGAGCGCGTGGTTCCGGTCAGCGACCTGGAGGTCGGCGACGTCATCACCTACCGACCGCCCCCCACCGCGGACGAGAAGGGTCTCGTGACCCACCGGATCGTCCACATCGACGGCTCCCACCTGCGGACCAAGGGCGACGCCCTCGAGGAGCCCGACCCCTGGCTCGTGCCGGTCGAGAACGCGTCGCTGCCGCACGTCGTGCTCGCGATCCCGTTCGTCGGCTACCCGTTCGTCGGCACCGTCGCGAGGGAGACCTGGCTGGCCGTGCTGCTCGCGCCGACGAGCGTCCTCGCCCTGCTCGCGCTCCGCGGCGCCTGGCGGCACCGCCGCGCCGACCCCGCTCCGTCCCCCGGCATTCTTCAGTCCCGGGGACCAACAGCCACTCAGCCCCTATGATGCACGACTGTGGCCCACCGAGTGCTTGTCGTCGAGGACGAGGAGGACATCGCCATCCCCCTGGTCCGCACGCTGGAGCGCGAGGGATACGACGTCCTGTGGGTCGACAGCGGGCAGAAGGCGCTCGATGAGCTGCACTCGCGCCCGGCCGACGTGGTCATCTTGGACCTCGGGCTGCCCGACATGGACGGCCTCGAGGTCTGCCGCGCCGCCCGCGATGGCGGCTACACGGGAGCGATCATGATCGTGACCGCGCGAGCCGGCGAGCTCGACCGGGTCGTCGGGCTCGACTACGGCGCCGACGACTACCTCGCCAAGCCGTTCGGCCTGGCCGAGCTGCAGGCCCGGGTCCGGGCACTGATCCGTCGCACGGCGGGCGCCACCGGCGACCCCGCCGACGAGGGCGGGCTGCGCATCGACGTCGCGGCCCGGCGGGTCTACGCCGGCGACGACGAGGTGCCGCTCACCGGCAAGGAGTTCGACGTCCTGAGCATCCTGGCCGCGCACCGCGACAAGGTGGTCTCGCGCGGGAGGCTCATGGCCGACGTGTGGGACGAGAACTGGTACGGCTCGACCAAGACGCTCGACGTGACGATCGGGCGGCTTCGCCAGAAGCTCGAGGGCGTCGGGGTCTCGGAGCGGGTGGTCGCTGTTCGGGGCGTGGGTTTCCGCCTCGAGGGCAGCACCCCCGATGCGTAGGCGACTGACCCTCGCGTTCCTGCTCGTCACCCTGTCGATGATCCTGCTCGCGGGGATCGTGCGCGCGGTCACGCTGGACGGCATGCTGCGCGAGCGCGAGGGCGAGCACCTCTTCCGCGAGGCCACCACCCTCGCGTCGGTCATCGAGGCCAACGACGAGCTCGCGCGCCCGGTCGACCGAGCGTTCCTGGAGGACTTCGTCGGTCCGGACACCGAGATCGTCTACGCCCCGGCCGACGGACCGAGGGCCGTGGTCACCGGGCCGGACTTCCGCGACGGGGACGACGGCATCACGTCCACGATCAGCCTCGACGGCGGCAAGGTCACCGTGCGCCAGTCGGCCGGGGCCATCCAGAACCTCTGGGGACGCGACTCGTGGTCGGTCGTCGCGCTCTTCGCCGTCACCGGGCTTGGCTCGGCGCTGATCGGGTTCGTCATCTCCGGCTCGCTCGCCGCGCCGTTCCAGAAGCTGGCGGTCGCCGCCAGCGCCCTCGGCCGTGGCCGCTTCGACCTCGACCTGCCGCCCAGCCGGGTGCCCGAGGCCCGGGCGATCACCGAGGCACTGCGCTCCAGCGCGACCGCGCTGCGCGAGCGGCTGACGCGTGAGCAGCAGTTCGCGCTGCACGCCTCCCACGTGCTGCGCACCCCGCTCACGACCCTGCGCCTGGAGCTCGAGGAGATGACCCTCGACGAGGACCTGCCGGCCACGGCGCGGGCCGCCGCGCAGCGCTGCATGACGGCCGTCGACGACGTCACGCTCGTCGCCTCGGACCTCGTCGACCTGTCCCGCCGCGGCCTCATCGGGGGTGCCCAGGTCCCCCTGCGCGAGCTCGCCACGTCCTGCGCGCAGCACTGGTCCGACGAGCTGGACGAGTACGACCGGCGCCTCACGGCGGCGGTCGAGGGCGACCTCGACCTCACGTTCACCCCCGGGCCCGTGGAGCAGGTTCTCGACCTGCTCCTGCGCGACCGCGTCGCCCACGGGCTGGGCGACACCCGGCTGGTCCTCGAGGGCGACCCTCGGGGTCACCTGCGCCTCCTGGTCCGCGGTGCCCGTCGGCCCGACGCCGACGACGAGCTGCTCGACGAGGCGCGCGCGGTGATCGAGGCCCTGGGTGGGCGCCTGGAGGCGGTCCGCGGCGAGGGCCACCCCGACCAGGTCGTGCTCCTGCCGCGACGCTGACCCGGTCAGTCGTGGGCGGGCTGACGTATCTCCATCTCGGGGTGGCCCGCGATCAGGTGGTCGGTCACGGCGTTCATGACCCGGCCCAGGGCGGCGAAGTCGTCGGCGTCGACCAGGTCGACGAGGTGGTCGCGGACCCCGTTGACGTGGGTGGGCGCGCTGTTCTCCAGGAGCAGCATGCCGCGGTCGGTCAGCCGGGCGACCACGCCTCGCCCGTCCTCCGGCGAGCTGTAGCGCTCGACGAGGTCGGCCCGCTCCATCCGCTTGATGGTGTGGGTCACCCGGCTGCGGCTGTGCGCGAGGGCAGCGGCGAGCTGGGCCATGCGCAGCTGGCCGCCGTTCTCGGACAGGCGCACCAGGATCTCGTACTCCGCGAGCGACAGGTCGTGGCGACGGCGCAGGTCGTCGTCGAGCCGGTCCATCAGCAGCGTGGAGCCCAGCACCAGCGCGCGCCACGAGCGCTGCTGCGACTCGTCGAGCCAGTGGGTCTCGCGGGCCGGTCCGCCGATGTCGCTCACCCGAGCAGTCTAGGGCGGCGGACCGGGCCGCGAGGCGGCCCGTAGAGCCGTGCAGTCAGAGGCGCTCGAGGATGAGCGCCATGCCCTGCCCGCCGCCGACGCACATGGTGATGAGGCCGGTCGTCTTGTCGTGCCAGTCGAGCGAGTTGAGCATGGTGTTCTGCAGACGGGCGCCGGTCATCCCGAAGGGGTGGCCCACCGCGATGGCGCCGCCGTTGACGTTGAGCCGGTCGATGTCGATGCCGAGGTCCTGGTAGGACGGCACGACCTGCGCCGCGAACGCCTCGTTGAGCTCGACCAGGTCGATGTCACCGATGCTCATGCCGGCGTAGCGCAGGGCGTTCTTGGTGGCCTCGACCGGGCCCAGGCCCATGATCTCGGGCGAGAGGGCGCTGACGCCGGTGGAGACGATGCGCGCCAGCGGGGTCAGCCCGAGCTCGGCGGCCCTGGTGTCGGACATGATCACGACGGCGGCCGCGCCGTCGTTGAGCGCGCAGCAGTTGGCCGCGGTGACCACGCCGTCGGGGCGGAAGACCGGCTTCAGGTCCTTGATGCCGTCGTAGGTGACGCCGGCGCGAGGACCGTCGTCGGCGCTGACGACGGTGCCGTCGGGCAGGGTGACGGGCGTGATCTCGCGGGCCCAGAAGCCGTCGTTGATCGCCTTCTCGGCGAGGTTCTGCGAGCGCACGCCGAACTCGTCGAGCTCCTGACGCGAGAGCCCGCGCAGCTTGGCGACGTTCTCGGCCGTCTGGCCCATGGCGATGTAGATGTCCGGCAGCCGGCCGTCCTCGCGCGGGTCGTGCCAGCCGACTCCGCCCTCGGCGGTCTTCTCGGTGCGGGCCTTGGCCTCGTCGAAGGCGTGGTTGTGGGTGTCGGGCCAGTGGTCCGAGGTGCCCTTGGCGAAGCGCGACACGGTCTCGACGCCGGCGGAGATGAAGACGTCTCCCTCGCCGGCCTTGATCGCGTGGAAGGCCATGCGCGTGGTCTGCACGGACGAGGCGCAGTAGCGGGTGATCGTGGCGCCGGGGACGCCGTCCATGTCGTTGAGCACGTTGACCACGCGAGCCATGTTGTTGCCGGACTCGCCGCCGGGCAGGCCGCAGCCGAGGTACACGTCGTCGACGGTGGTGCGGTCCAGCGCGGGGACCTTGTCCAGCGCCGCGCTCACGATGGTCGCCGCCAGGTCGTCCGGGCGCAGGTCCACCAGCGACCCCTTGTTGGCGCGGCCGATCGGCGAACGGGCGGCGGAAACGATGACTGCCTCGGGCATGGGCGATCTCCTGTCTCGTGAGTGATGCCTCGCCAGACTAGGGCAGTTCCCATAGCGCCGGCCGTGCCGTGCGGCATACCCGGTCCACGCGGGCCGAGCTGCTCGGGCGTCGGCCGCGTCTCTGAGAGCATCGGGGGGTGCGACACGTCTACGACTGCCCCATGCGCTGGGCCGACCTGGATCTGCTGGGGCACGTCAACAACGTCGTGTACGTCGACTACCTCCAGGAGGCACGGGTCGACCTCCTGCGCGCGCACGGCCCCTCGGCGACCGGCCAGCTCGCCGGCACCGTGGGGGAGGGCCTGGTCGTCGTGCGCCACGAGGTCACCTACGTCGGCGCCCTGGAGTTCCGGTTCCGGCCGGTGCGCATCGAGTGCTGGGTGACCGAGATCCGGGCGGCCACATTCACCATGGCCTACGAGATCTTTCACGACGACCCCGAGGCGGAGGGCGGCCGCCGCGTCTACCTGCGCGCCGCCACGGTGCTCACGCCGTACGTCTTCGAGACCGAGCGGCCACGGCGCCTCACGCCGACCGAGCAGCAGGCACTGGGGGCCTACCTGGAGCCGGCGTCGCGCGCCCGGCCGCCGCGGCCTGAGCCCCTCGCGCGCACGACCCACTACCCCGTGCACGTGCGCTTCTCCGACGTGGACGCCTACGGCCACGTCAACAACGTGAAGTACTTCGAGTACCTGCAGGAGGCGCGGATCCAGATGATGGCCGGCCTGAGCCGCGACCTGGGGACCCCCCGGGCGCCCATGGTGGTGGCGCAGACCGACGTCGACTACCGAATGCCGCTCGTGTTCCGGCCCGAGCCCTACGACTGCTGGTCGCGCATCGTGCGCGTGGGCCGGCGCTCGGTGACGATCGCCTCCGAGATCCGCGACGGCGAGCTGCTGATGGCGCGCGCCCAGGTGACCACGGTCTTCTTCGACCCCGAGACGGGCCGGTCGACCGACCCGCCGGCGGGCCTGCGCGCCGTGCTGGAGGCGGCGGCCGCGGCCGGGGCGTTGTCCGATCCTATGAAGGGGGCAGCCCCGCATGGGTGATCGGTCCGACGCCGGCGCCGTGGGACACCGGGAGACTGAGCGGGTGAGCAACCACCCGGGCTTCGACCTCGTGCTGCGAGGAGGGACCGTGGTGACGGCCGGAAGCCGGTCGCGCTCCGACGTCGGGATCCGCGGCGAGCGCGTGGCTCAGCTCGGAGGCGACATGGCCGGAGCTCGCGAGATCGACGTGACCGGCAGCTACGTCGTCCCCGGTGGGATCGACATGCACGTGCACCTCTCCGCGGAGCGACCCGGGCCCGACGAGCCGAACGGCTTCGTCGACGATTTCCTCAGTGGCTCGCGGGCGGCTGTGCGGGGTGGCGTGACCACCGTGGGGCAGATGAGCTTCGCCGAGGACGGCTGGCAGGTCCGCGACGCGGTCGCGCGAGACCTGCGCGCGGCCGGTGCGCAGTCGCTCGTCGACTTCGTGCTCCACGCCGGGCTGGTCAGCGTGGCCGACGACGACCTCGTGGCGATCGACGAGCTCGCCGCTCAAGGCCACATGAGCCTCAAGATCGTCACGCTGGCGCTGGACTGGGACTACGCCAACATCGTCGCCGCCGTCCGTCGCGCCGGACAGGCCGGCATGCTGACCCTCGTGCACTGCGAGGACGAGGCGCTGATCGACTTCCTGGGATCCGACCTGGTGGCGCGTGGTGAGGGTGGCCTCGCGAGCTATCCGCGCAGCCGCCCCGACTACACCGAGAGGGTCGCGGTGGACCGGGTGATCGGCATCTGCGAGGCGACCGGTGCGCCGATGCTCATCGTGCACCTGTCCTCCGCGGCCGCACTGGCCTCAGCCCGGGCCGCCCGCCAGCGCGGGCTGCCCCTGTTCGTCGAGACCAGGCCGATATATCTGCACCTGACCGACGAGGTGCATCGCCGAGCGGACGGCGGCAAGTTCATCGGGATGCCCCCGGTGCGCTCCGCGGATGACGTCGCGCAGCTGTGGCGCGGACTGGTCGACGGGTCGATCGACACCATCGCGAGCGACCACGCGCCGTGGACCCTGGAGCAGAAGCTGGACCCCACCCTGGACGTGCTCACCTCGCGCAAGGGCGTGGCCGACCTGGAGACCATGCTCCCGATGTTGTTCTCCGCCGGCGTCCTGTCCGGTCGCCTGTCCCTGGAGCGCTACGTCGCCGTGAGCGCCACCAACCCGGCCCGGCTTTTCGGGCTGTACCCGCGCAAGGGCACGATCGCCGTCGGGAGCGACGCCGACCTGGTGGTGATCGACCCGGCCCTCAGCCGGGTGGTCGATGGCGCCGCGATGGAGTCCTACGCCGGCTACTCCGTCTACGACGGGACCGAGGTGAGCGGCTGGCCTCGCTACACCATCAGCCGCGGGGAGGTCGTCCTCGACGACGGACGGGTGCAGGGGGCTCCGGGCCGTGGGTCCTGGCTGGGCCGCGGTCCCACGGTGCGTGGCCTGTGACGCCGGAGGTCGAGGCGGCCCTGCGCGAGCAGGGCGCGCGGGCCTGGGTGCACGCGGTGGACCTGGATTCGGGCGCGGAGACCGGCCTGGGTGACGACGAGCTCGTCGTCACGGCCAGCGTCTTCAAGATCCCCGTGCTGGTAGAGCTCTGCCACCAGTACGGCTCCGGGAGGCTGCGCCCCGAGCAGCGGGTCCGGCTGGCCGCCGGCGATCGGCGTACGCCCGGCGGGGTGGGCACCTCGGTCCTGCTGGACGACGTCGAGCTTTCGCTGCGTGACCTGTCGGTGCTGATGATGTCGGTGAGCGACAACCGGGCCACCGACGTGATCCTGGACCTGGTGGGCCTCGACGCCGTGAACGCCCGGATGGCCGCCCTGGGCCTGCACGAGACCGTCCTGGTGGGGGACTGCCAGCTGCTGTTCGACCAGATCGACGAGGACCTGCCGGGCGGCTACGACCACTACGTGCCGGGCGAGGAGGACCTCCGGCTGACCATGCGGACCGCGGTGCCTGCCAGCACGTCGCGCAGCACGCCGCGTGAGACCACCCGGCTGTTGGCGATGATCTGGACCGACCAGGCGACGACGCCGGACGGGTGTGCGGAGGCCCGCCGGGTCCTCGGGCTCCAGGTGTGGCCGCATCGTCTGTCCTCGGGGTGGTCCGCGGACGACGTCACGATCAGCGCCAAGACCGGCACCATCGCCGCAATCCGCAACGAGGCCGGCGTCGTGGAGCTGCCCGACGGAGGTCGGGTCGCCGTGGCGGTGTTCGTGCGCAATCGCACCGCCGCGGCCCGCAACCCGGACGCCGACCGGCTGATCGGCAGTCTGGGACGGGCCGCGGTTGACCGGGTGCGAGCGGGCGGACCGGCCTGAGCGAGGATCAGCCGCGCCGCATCTGCAGGCGCAGCGTCATCATCAGGTCGAGTCGCTGGTCCGCGTCGTCCAGATCCAGGTCGGCGATCTCGCACACCCGGCGCATCCGGTAGCGCAGGGTGTTGGGGTGCACCCCGAGGCGGTCGGCGGCGCCGGGCACGTTGCCCATCTGATCGAGCCAGGTCTCCAAGGTGCGCAGCAGCTCCGTGCCGTGTGTCAGGTCGTAGTCACGCAAGGCGACGACGGGGGAGTCCTCGAGGTCGTCGTCGCTGAGCAGGTCGGCGACCCGGAGCAGGAGCGACTCCAGGCGTACGTCGCGCAGGCGGGCGACGCGTCGCCCCGTGCGGTGGGTGCTCGTGAGCAGCACCCGCAGCACGTGGTCGGCTTCGCTGCGTGAGCGCGCCAGGTCGTGGAAGGACGGCGCGGCCTGCCCGATGGCGATCACCACGTCCATCTGGGCGCCCACCCGGTCGAGGAAGGTCTGGCCGAGCCGCATCGCCTGCGCCGCATCGTCCTCGGAGGGACCGACGGGCAGCAGCGTGTAGACGACGCCCCCGACCAGGGCCGTCGCGGAGCGCGAGTGCAGGGCCTGGAAATGGACGGCGAAAGCGGCGCGCAGCCGCTCGAGGTCGGCCTCGGCGTGGGCCCCCTCGCGGGGCAGCCGGGGTTGCGCGGCCAGCACGCGCAGCGTGCCGTCGGCGACG includes the following:
- a CDS encoding serine hydrolase, with product MTPEVEAALREQGARAWVHAVDLDSGAETGLGDDELVVTASVFKIPVLVELCHQYGSGRLRPEQRVRLAAGDRRTPGGVGTSVLLDDVELSLRDLSVLMMSVSDNRATDVILDLVGLDAVNARMAALGLHETVLVGDCQLLFDQIDEDLPGGYDHYVPGEEDLRLTMRTAVPASTSRSTPRETTRLLAMIWTDQATTPDGCAEARRVLGLQVWPHRLSSGWSADDVTISAKTGTIAAIRNEAGVVELPDGGRVAVAVFVRNRTAAARNPDADRLIGSLGRAAVDRVRAGGPA